A single region of the Populus nigra chromosome 2, ddPopNigr1.1, whole genome shotgun sequence genome encodes:
- the LOC133681533 gene encoding uncharacterized protein LOC133681533 isoform X2 — protein MNTRVRTRLHSMKAPMKHEKEKVGMQGSKPNVAKKAANKRQASSRERKIALQEDVDQLKKQLRHEENIHRALERAFSRPLGALPRLPPYLPRTTLELLAEVAVLEEEVVRLEEQVVHFRQDLYQEAVYMSSSKRNVESVSDLYHLYPNKNPKPDQSKSLAQNVDESATSTIRHLPSLSDGTGKENAFSTANSRKNSKGSSIHKAQTSRNMVKRPSEDNRPAEKKLDSHKSQLECRVPDQENAEARSHVTASEGVSGDASPNKLSEDILKCLSSIFLRMSSMKNRRTADNLSFLSTLVSQENEEEAECQDPYGICSEFGKRDIGPYKRLFSIESGTINPNRTSNSLFLLHRLELLFGKLASVNLQNLTHQKKLAFWINIYNSCMMNAFLEHGIPESPETVVELMRKATINIGGHLLNAITIEHFILRLPYYSKYTISKGAKNDEMAARNKFGLELSEPLVSFALCCGSWSSPAVRVYTAAQVENELEEAKRDYLQAAIGITTSKFAIPKLLDWYLLDFAKDLESLLDWICLQLPSELGKEAINCLEKGKNEPHSHFVQVMPYEFGFRYLLYTK, from the exons GTGAGGACTAGGCTCCACTCCATGAAAGCTCCAATGAAGCATGAAAAA GAGAAGGTTGGAATGCAGGGGAGCAAACCAAATGTTGCCAAAAAAGCAGCAAATAAAAGACAGGCCTCAAGTAGAGAGAGGAAAATAGCGTTGCAAGAAGAT GTTGATCAACTAAAGAAGCAACTTAGGCATGAAGAGAATATTCACAGAGCTTTGGAGAGGGCTTTCAGCAGACCGTTGGGAGCTCTCCCTCGCCTTCCTCCGTATCTTCCTCGTACT ACGTTGGAGCTGCTTGCAGAAGTGGCTGTTTTGGAAGAGGAGGTGGTTCGGCTTGAGGAACAGGTTGTCCATTTTAGGCAAGATTTGTACCAAGAGGCTGTCTACATGTCAAGCTCCAAGAGGAACGTGGAAAGTGTTTCCGATTTATATCACTTGTACCCGAATAAGAACCCCAAGCCAGATCAGTCGAAATCCTTAGCTCAGAATGTGGATGAGTCAGCGACATCCACGATAAGGCATTTGCCATCCCTTTCTG ATGGAACAGGGAAAGAGAATGCATTCTCTACTGCTAATTCTAGGAAGAACAGCAAAGGATCCTCAATCCATAAAGCTCAGACAAGCAGAAATATGGTGAAAAGACCGTCTGAGGACAATAGACCAGCAGAGAAGAAATTAGATTCTCACAAGTCACAG CTAGAATGCAGAGTACCAGACCAAGAAAATGCAGAAGCAAGAAGTCATGTTACTGCAAGCGAAGGGGTATCAGGAGATGCAAGCCCAAACAAGTTGTCTGAGGACATCTTGAAATGTTTGTCAAGTATTTTCTTACGGATGAGCTCAATGAAGAATAGGCGTACTGCAGATAATTTATCTTTCTTGTCAACATTAGTCTCTCAAGAAAACGAGGAAGAAGCCGAATGTCAGGATCCTTATGGTATATGTTCAGAGTTTGGGAAGAGAGATATTGGTCCATATAAGCGTTTGTTTTCAATAGAATCTGGGACGATTAATCCCAACCGAACATCAAATTCTTTGTTTCTACTTCATAGACTTGA ACTTCTATTCGGGAAACTTGCCTCCGTCAACTTGCAGAACCTCACTCATCAGAAGAAGCTTGCATTCTGGATAAACATTTACAATTCCTGCATGATGAAC GCATTTCTAGAACACGGAATTCCTGAGAGTCCTGAGACGGTTGTTGAACTGATGAGAAAG GCAACAATAAATATCGGGGGACACTTGTTAAATGCAATAACGATCGAACATTTCATCCTTAGGCTGCCTTATTACTCAAAATAT ACAATTTCCAAGGGTGCAAAAAATGATGAGATGGCAGCGAGGAACAAATTTGGATTGGAGCTATCTGAACCATTGGTATCATTTGCCCTTTGCTGCGGAAGCTGGTCCTCCCCTGCT GTGAGAGTGTACACCGCAGCTCAGGTTGAAAACGAACTGGAAGAGGCAAAAAGAGATTATTTACAAGCTGCAATTGGAATTACAACGAGCAAGTTTGCCATCCCTAAGTTATTGGATTGGTATTTACTTGACTTTGCCAAGGACTTGGAGTCATTGCTTGATTGGATCTGCCTTCAGTTACCCAGTGAACTAGGGAAAGAAGCTATTAATTGCCTCGAGAAAGGTAAAAATGAGCCTCATTCACATTTTGTCCAAGTTATGCCATATGAGTTCGGTTTTAGGTACCTTTTgtacacaaaataa
- the LOC133681533 gene encoding uncharacterized protein LOC133681533 isoform X1, with protein MNTRVRTRLHSMKAPMKHEKEKVGMQGSKPNVAKKAANKRQASSRERKIALQEDVDQLKKQLRHEENIHRALERAFSRPLGALPRLPPYLPRTTLELLAEVAVLEEEVVRLEEQVVHFRQDLYQEAVYMSSSKRNVESVSDLYHLYPNKNPKPDQSKSLAQNVDESATSTIRHLPSLSADGTGKENAFSTANSRKNSKGSSIHKAQTSRNMVKRPSEDNRPAEKKLDSHKSQLECRVPDQENAEARSHVTASEGVSGDASPNKLSEDILKCLSSIFLRMSSMKNRRTADNLSFLSTLVSQENEEEAECQDPYGICSEFGKRDIGPYKRLFSIESGTINPNRTSNSLFLLHRLELLFGKLASVNLQNLTHQKKLAFWINIYNSCMMNAFLEHGIPESPETVVELMRKATINIGGHLLNAITIEHFILRLPYYSKYTISKGAKNDEMAARNKFGLELSEPLVSFALCCGSWSSPAVRVYTAAQVENELEEAKRDYLQAAIGITTSKFAIPKLLDWYLLDFAKDLESLLDWICLQLPSELGKEAINCLEKGKNEPHSHFVQVMPYEFGFRYLLYTK; from the exons GTGAGGACTAGGCTCCACTCCATGAAAGCTCCAATGAAGCATGAAAAA GAGAAGGTTGGAATGCAGGGGAGCAAACCAAATGTTGCCAAAAAAGCAGCAAATAAAAGACAGGCCTCAAGTAGAGAGAGGAAAATAGCGTTGCAAGAAGAT GTTGATCAACTAAAGAAGCAACTTAGGCATGAAGAGAATATTCACAGAGCTTTGGAGAGGGCTTTCAGCAGACCGTTGGGAGCTCTCCCTCGCCTTCCTCCGTATCTTCCTCGTACT ACGTTGGAGCTGCTTGCAGAAGTGGCTGTTTTGGAAGAGGAGGTGGTTCGGCTTGAGGAACAGGTTGTCCATTTTAGGCAAGATTTGTACCAAGAGGCTGTCTACATGTCAAGCTCCAAGAGGAACGTGGAAAGTGTTTCCGATTTATATCACTTGTACCCGAATAAGAACCCCAAGCCAGATCAGTCGAAATCCTTAGCTCAGAATGTGGATGAGTCAGCGACATCCACGATAAGGCATTTGCCATCCCTTTCTG CAGATGGAACAGGGAAAGAGAATGCATTCTCTACTGCTAATTCTAGGAAGAACAGCAAAGGATCCTCAATCCATAAAGCTCAGACAAGCAGAAATATGGTGAAAAGACCGTCTGAGGACAATAGACCAGCAGAGAAGAAATTAGATTCTCACAAGTCACAG CTAGAATGCAGAGTACCAGACCAAGAAAATGCAGAAGCAAGAAGTCATGTTACTGCAAGCGAAGGGGTATCAGGAGATGCAAGCCCAAACAAGTTGTCTGAGGACATCTTGAAATGTTTGTCAAGTATTTTCTTACGGATGAGCTCAATGAAGAATAGGCGTACTGCAGATAATTTATCTTTCTTGTCAACATTAGTCTCTCAAGAAAACGAGGAAGAAGCCGAATGTCAGGATCCTTATGGTATATGTTCAGAGTTTGGGAAGAGAGATATTGGTCCATATAAGCGTTTGTTTTCAATAGAATCTGGGACGATTAATCCCAACCGAACATCAAATTCTTTGTTTCTACTTCATAGACTTGA ACTTCTATTCGGGAAACTTGCCTCCGTCAACTTGCAGAACCTCACTCATCAGAAGAAGCTTGCATTCTGGATAAACATTTACAATTCCTGCATGATGAAC GCATTTCTAGAACACGGAATTCCTGAGAGTCCTGAGACGGTTGTTGAACTGATGAGAAAG GCAACAATAAATATCGGGGGACACTTGTTAAATGCAATAACGATCGAACATTTCATCCTTAGGCTGCCTTATTACTCAAAATAT ACAATTTCCAAGGGTGCAAAAAATGATGAGATGGCAGCGAGGAACAAATTTGGATTGGAGCTATCTGAACCATTGGTATCATTTGCCCTTTGCTGCGGAAGCTGGTCCTCCCCTGCT GTGAGAGTGTACACCGCAGCTCAGGTTGAAAACGAACTGGAAGAGGCAAAAAGAGATTATTTACAAGCTGCAATTGGAATTACAACGAGCAAGTTTGCCATCCCTAAGTTATTGGATTGGTATTTACTTGACTTTGCCAAGGACTTGGAGTCATTGCTTGATTGGATCTGCCTTCAGTTACCCAGTGAACTAGGGAAAGAAGCTATTAATTGCCTCGAGAAAGGTAAAAATGAGCCTCATTCACATTTTGTCCAAGTTATGCCATATGAGTTCGGTTTTAGGTACCTTTTgtacacaaaataa